One Rhizobium sp. NRK18 genomic window carries:
- a CDS encoding sulfurtransferase TusA family protein has product MSGDTPETVYDLRGLKCPLPVLKTRRRLGEMASGEELTIETTDPLAVIDIPHFCNEDGHELVASEKADGGHRFRIRKG; this is encoded by the coding sequence GTGAGCGGCGACACGCCCGAAACGGTCTACGATCTCAGGGGGCTGAAATGTCCCCTGCCCGTCCTGAAGACGCGCCGGCGGCTTGGCGAAATGGCATCCGGCGAGGAACTGACGATTGAAACCACCGATCCGCTCGCCGTCATCGATATCCCGCATTTCTGCAACGAGGACGGCCACGAGCTGGTTGCCTCCGAAAAGGCGGATGGCGGACATCGCTTCCGTATCAGGAAGGGCTGA
- a CDS encoding D-alanyl-D-alanine carboxypeptidase family protein, whose translation MQTAIRYFVGGLVATVMALAAGAAWANPSILVDAYTGRVIEHKDAFQKWYPASLTKLMTAYVTFDALKAGELTLNSEVVMSQHSASQPPSKMYFKPGQRLTLDSALKIMLVKSANDIAVAVAETVGGSEPAFVNRMNAEAAKLGMTSTHFINANGLPGDGQYTTARDLALLTLALKRNFPQYAGYFKIEGINTGKRTYGNFNALIGRFKGADGMKTGYICASGYNQVSSATRDGRSVISVVLGTESLAARAERSADMLTAGLSAPSGAGVPLMSMAPDVPATNPVADISQQMCDPKARRAASETSDGDSDSKSPYLLPMDHQPNYVFAGLLPGGDPAPKIANVPVPIPRPAL comes from the coding sequence ATGCAAACGGCAATCCGGTATTTCGTCGGTGGCCTCGTCGCCACTGTCATGGCTCTGGCGGCGGGGGCCGCATGGGCCAATCCGTCGATCCTGGTCGACGCCTATACCGGCCGCGTGATCGAGCATAAGGACGCGTTCCAGAAGTGGTATCCGGCATCTCTGACCAAGCTGATGACGGCCTATGTCACTTTCGACGCGCTGAAGGCCGGCGAACTGACCCTCAACAGCGAAGTGGTGATGAGCCAGCATTCGGCCTCGCAGCCGCCGAGCAAGATGTATTTCAAGCCCGGCCAAAGACTGACGCTCGACAGCGCGCTGAAGATCATGCTGGTGAAATCGGCCAACGATATCGCCGTGGCGGTTGCCGAGACCGTCGGCGGCAGCGAGCCCGCATTCGTCAACCGGATGAATGCCGAAGCGGCCAAGCTTGGCATGACCTCGACCCACTTCATCAATGCCAACGGCCTGCCGGGCGATGGCCAGTACACGACCGCGCGCGATCTCGCGCTGTTGACCCTCGCGCTGAAGCGGAACTTCCCGCAATATGCCGGCTACTTCAAGATCGAGGGCATCAATACCGGCAAGCGCACCTATGGCAATTTCAATGCCCTGATCGGCCGCTTCAAGGGCGCCGATGGGATGAAGACCGGCTATATCTGTGCCTCGGGCTACAATCAGGTGTCGTCGGCGACACGCGACGGCCGTTCGGTGATTTCCGTCGTCCTCGGCACGGAAAGTCTGGCGGCAAGGGCCGAGCGCTCGGCAGACATGCTGACGGCCGGCCTCAGTGCGCCGTCTGGCGCCGGAGTGCCGCTGATGTCGATGGCGCCGGATGTCCCTGCGACCAATCCGGTTGCCGATATCTCGCAGCAGATGTGCGATCCGAAGGCGCGGCGCGCCGCATCCGAGACGAGCGACGGCGACAGCGATAGCAAGTCGCCCTATCTTCTTCCCATGGATCATCAGCCGAACTACGTCTTTGCCGGGCTCCTGCCCGGCGGGGACCCGGCGCCGAAAATTGCCAATGTTCCGGTGCCGATCCCGCGACCGGCCCTCTAG
- a CDS encoding histidine kinase, giving the protein MPTLTRLIFIIAVIAGSIYAAMFALTVLVEPAPRQISVDVPPDLLKPQSERDKP; this is encoded by the coding sequence ATGCCTACCCTCACCCGGCTGATCTTCATCATTGCGGTTATCGCGGGATCGATCTACGCGGCGATGTTTGCTCTGACGGTCCTGGTCGAGCCGGCGCCGAGGCAGATATCCGTCGATGTCCCGCCCGATCTCCTGAAGCCGCAAAGCGAGCGCGACAAGCCATGA
- a CDS encoding M20 aminoacylase family protein → MPILNRVADLQREVTEWRRHLHTQPELMFDVDDTAAFVAEKLTAFGVDEVVQGIGRTGVVGLIHGRGTSGRTIGLRADMDALPLDEVSGKPWSSKVQGKMHACGHDGHTAMLLGAAKYLAETRNFNGNVAVIFQPAEEGGGGGNLMVQDGMMERFGIEEVYGMHNMPGIPVGQFAICKGPIMAATDQFTITVKGLGGHAAEPHKAIDPITIGAQVVSGLQQIAARNTDPLSSIVVSVTRFNAGFAFNVIPNEAILNGTVRTLSEANRSLAEAKIKAIAEGIAAAHGGSAEVDYQRNYPVTVNHDAETDHAANVASEVAGEANVERNYAPSMAGEDFSFMLNARPGAFIMIGNGQTPNLHNPAYDFNDEAIPFGISYWVRLTEQRLTD, encoded by the coding sequence ATGCCGATACTCAACAGGGTTGCCGATCTTCAACGCGAGGTCACCGAGTGGCGCCGCCATCTGCATACGCAGCCCGAGCTGATGTTCGACGTCGATGACACTGCCGCATTCGTCGCTGAGAAGCTGACCGCATTCGGCGTTGACGAAGTCGTTCAGGGCATTGGCCGGACCGGCGTCGTCGGCCTCATCCACGGCAGGGGCACGTCGGGACGGACGATCGGCCTGCGCGCCGACATGGATGCCCTGCCGCTCGACGAAGTGTCCGGCAAGCCCTGGTCCTCGAAGGTGCAGGGCAAGATGCACGCCTGCGGCCATGACGGCCATACGGCCATGTTGCTCGGCGCCGCGAAGTATCTCGCAGAGACCCGCAACTTCAACGGCAATGTCGCGGTCATCTTCCAGCCGGCGGAAGAAGGCGGCGGCGGCGGCAACCTGATGGTCCAGGACGGCATGATGGAGCGTTTCGGCATCGAGGAAGTCTACGGCATGCATAACATGCCGGGCATTCCCGTCGGCCAGTTCGCGATATGCAAGGGTCCAATCATGGCGGCGACCGACCAGTTCACGATCACGGTGAAGGGCCTCGGCGGTCACGCCGCGGAGCCGCACAAGGCTATCGATCCGATCACCATCGGCGCTCAGGTGGTCTCCGGTCTGCAGCAGATTGCCGCGCGCAACACCGATCCGTTGAGCTCCATCGTCGTGTCGGTCACTCGCTTCAACGCCGGCTTCGCCTTCAACGTCATTCCGAATGAAGCAATCCTCAACGGTACGGTCCGCACCCTCTCGGAGGCGAACCGGTCGCTTGCGGAAGCGAAGATCAAGGCGATCGCCGAAGGCATCGCCGCAGCCCATGGCGGCAGCGCCGAGGTCGATTACCAGCGCAACTATCCCGTCACCGTCAACCATGACGCGGAGACGGACCACGCCGCAAATGTCGCCAGCGAAGTGGCCGGCGAGGCAAACGTCGAGAGGAACTACGCGCCCTCCATGGCCGGCGAGGATTTCTCCTTCATGCTGAACGCCCGCCCCGGCGCCTTCATCATGATCGGCAACGGCCAGACGCCGAACCTGCACAACCCCGCCTACGACTTCAACGACGAGGCGATCCCCTTCGGCATCTCCTACTGGGTCCGTCTGACGGAACAGCGCCTGACCGACTGA
- a CDS encoding HlyC/CorC family transporter: protein MTFEGIIAALAEHWMTISAILVLIIASAFFSGSETALTAVSRARMHSLENSGDVKAGMVNSLIERRDRLIGALLIGNNLVNILASSLTTSLFLALFGASGVAIATVVMTTLLVIFSEVLPKSWAISSPDRFALAVSTPVRFLVAVIGPLSAGVNMIVRFILGLFGLTLSADHSMLSAHEELRGAVDLLHKEGSVVKADRDRLGGVLDLGELEVSDVMIHRTAVRGVNADDPPEVAVRTVLTSPYTRMPLWRGSAENIIGVVHAKDLLRALAEVEADSSKVDIVRIAQKPWFVPDSTNLKDQLNAFLRRKVHFAVVVDEYGEVQGIVTLEDILEEIVGDIADEHDLEISGVRQEADGSIVVDGWVPIRDLNRALDWELPDEEATTIAGLVIHESKTIPEERQAFTFYGKRFTVMKREKNRIVQLRIRPIEDAEVIK from the coding sequence ATGACATTCGAAGGCATCATCGCGGCACTGGCAGAACACTGGATGACCATCTCCGCCATCCTGGTGCTGATCATCGCGTCTGCCTTTTTCTCCGGTTCCGAGACGGCCCTGACGGCCGTGTCGCGCGCCCGCATGCACTCGCTGGAAAACAGCGGTGACGTGAAGGCCGGCATGGTGAACTCCCTTATCGAGCGGCGCGACCGGCTGATCGGCGCGCTGCTGATCGGTAACAACCTCGTCAATATTCTCGCCTCGTCGCTGACCACAAGCCTGTTCCTGGCGCTGTTCGGGGCTTCGGGCGTCGCGATTGCGACGGTCGTCATGACGACGCTTCTGGTCATCTTTTCGGAAGTGCTGCCGAAGAGCTGGGCGATCTCGAGCCCGGACCGTTTCGCGCTCGCGGTTTCCACGCCGGTGCGCTTTCTGGTGGCCGTGATCGGTCCGCTGTCGGCGGGCGTCAACATGATCGTCCGCTTCATCCTCGGCCTGTTCGGGCTGACCCTTTCTGCCGACCATTCGATGTTGTCGGCCCATGAGGAACTTCGCGGCGCCGTCGACCTGCTCCACAAGGAAGGCTCGGTGGTGAAGGCTGACCGCGACCGTCTCGGCGGCGTTCTCGACCTCGGCGAGCTGGAAGTGTCCGACGTCATGATCCACCGCACCGCCGTTCGCGGGGTCAATGCCGACGACCCGCCGGAGGTGGCGGTCAGGACCGTTCTGACGAGCCCTTACACCCGCATGCCGCTGTGGCGCGGTTCGGCGGAAAACATCATCGGCGTCGTGCACGCCAAGGACCTGCTGCGCGCGCTTGCCGAAGTCGAGGCGGATTCGTCCAAGGTCGACATCGTCAGGATCGCCCAGAAGCCGTGGTTCGTGCCGGACAGCACCAACCTCAAGGACCAGCTGAACGCCTTCCTGCGCCGCAAGGTGCATTTCGCCGTCGTGGTCGACGAATATGGCGAGGTGCAGGGTATCGTCACGCTTGAGGACATTCTGGAAGAAATCGTCGGCGACATTGCCGACGAGCACGACCTTGAAATCTCCGGCGTGCGCCAGGAAGCCGACGGATCCATCGTGGTCGACGGCTGGGTGCCGATCCGAGACCTCAACCGGGCGCTCGACTGGGAGCTTCCGGACGAGGAGGCGACGACGATCGCCGGTCTGGTCATCCACGAATCGAAGACCATCCCGGAAGAGCGGCAAGCCTTCACCTTCTACGGCAAGCGTTTCACCGTCATGAAGCGCGAGAAGAACCGGATCGTCCAGCTGCGAATCCGCCCGATCGAGGACGCCGAGGTCATCAAGTAA
- the xerD gene encoding site-specific tyrosine recombinase XerD yields the protein MRDLGRAHMESFLEMMSAERGAAVNTLASYQRDLDSLHAFLKARGARIAEATTEDLSAYLASLSAAGFQPSTQARHLSCLRQFYKFLYAEGLRDDDPTGILDAPKKNLSLPKILSVDDVTRLIDQATEEAETEGPGQLQRRRLLALLELLYATGMRVTELVSLPAKVLDHEGRFLMIRGKGNKERVVPLSQAAIRALRAYASARRQEAAAVGREDDSEWLFPSSGKAGYLPRQVFARDLKDLAIRAGLPPSALSPHVLRHAFASHLLQNGADLRVVQELLGHSDISTTQIYTHVLEERLRDLVETHHPLAKRVKNLD from the coding sequence ATGAGGGATCTCGGCCGCGCCCATATGGAATCCTTCCTCGAGATGATGAGCGCCGAACGCGGCGCGGCGGTCAATACGCTCGCCTCCTATCAGCGCGATCTCGACAGTCTGCATGCTTTCCTGAAAGCGCGCGGCGCGCGCATCGCCGAGGCGACGACGGAGGATCTGTCCGCCTATCTGGCATCGCTCTCGGCGGCCGGCTTCCAGCCGAGCACCCAGGCGCGCCACCTCTCCTGTCTGCGCCAGTTCTACAAGTTCCTCTATGCCGAGGGTCTGCGCGACGACGATCCGACGGGCATTCTCGACGCGCCGAAGAAGAACCTCTCCCTGCCGAAAATCCTGAGCGTCGACGATGTCACGCGCCTGATCGACCAAGCGACCGAAGAGGCGGAGACCGAAGGGCCCGGACAATTGCAGCGTCGCCGTCTGCTGGCCCTGCTCGAGCTTCTTTATGCGACCGGCATGCGCGTGACCGAACTCGTGTCACTGCCGGCTAAGGTACTGGATCACGAAGGCCGCTTCCTGATGATCCGCGGCAAGGGCAACAAGGAACGCGTCGTTCCGCTGTCGCAGGCGGCGATCAGGGCGTTGCGCGCCTATGCCTCAGCCCGCAGGCAGGAGGCCGCTGCGGTAGGCCGCGAGGACGATTCCGAATGGCTGTTCCCGTCTTCGGGAAAGGCCGGCTACCTGCCGCGCCAGGTGTTTGCCCGTGACCTGAAGGACCTCGCCATCCGCGCCGGCCTGCCGCCCTCCGCGCTATCGCCACACGTTCTGCGCCATGCCTTTGCCAGCCATCTGCTGCAGAACGGCGCGGACCTGCGCGTCGTGCAGGAATTGCTCGGACATTCGGACATTTCCACCACGCAGATATATACTCACGTACTGGAGGAAAGGCTGCGCGACCTTGTGGAAACACATCACCCCCTTGCCAAACGGGTGAAAAATCTAGATTAG
- a CDS encoding BolA family protein, protein MTTRKDRIEDTLTRTFAPQRLVVIDESHQHAGHQGMDGTAGTHIRVRIVAETFAGMTRIARHRAVTDALKSEIDDGLHALAIEPAAPGEPTRW, encoded by the coding sequence ATGACGACCAGAAAAGACCGTATCGAAGACACGTTGACCCGAACCTTCGCGCCGCAGCGGCTGGTGGTGATCGACGAAAGCCACCAGCACGCCGGCCATCAAGGCATGGACGGCACTGCGGGAACCCACATTCGCGTGCGGATCGTCGCGGAAACCTTCGCTGGCATGACGCGCATTGCCCGCCACCGCGCCGTCACGGACGCGCTCAAGAGCGAGATCGACGATGGGCTGCATGCGCTCGCGATCGAGCCGGCAGCGCCGGGCGAACCGACCCGCTGGTGA
- the aroB gene encoding 3-dehydroquinate synthase translates to MSELKSVRVPLGDRSYDILIGGGLLADAGKRLAERIKGRRAAIVSDEHVAPLYLEMVSAGLKAEGFQVFPIIMPAGEKTKSFEHLVTVTDALLDARIERNDVVIALGGGVIGDLTGFAAGIIRRGVRFAQVPTSLLAQVDSSVGGKTGINTRHGKNLVGVFYQPDLVIADTSVLDTLSEREFRAGYAEVAKYGLIDKPDFFAWLETNWREVFAGGPARAEAIAISCQAKADVVAADERENGQRALLNLGHTFGHALEAATQYDSRRLVHGEGVAIGMVLAHEFSARMNLASPDAASHVKAHLKEVGLPTVIQDIPGALPPADVLMDAIAQDKKVKAGKLTFILTRGIGQSFVADDVPASEVLSFLKEKHPS, encoded by the coding sequence ATGAGTGAACTGAAATCCGTCCGCGTTCCGCTTGGCGACCGGTCCTACGACATCCTCATCGGCGGCGGCCTTCTGGCCGATGCCGGCAAGCGGCTGGCGGAACGGATCAAGGGCCGGCGCGCGGCGATCGTCTCCGACGAGCATGTTGCGCCGCTCTATCTGGAGATGGTGAGCGCCGGCTTGAAGGCCGAGGGTTTCCAGGTTTTCCCGATCATCATGCCGGCGGGCGAGAAGACCAAGAGCTTCGAGCATCTGGTGACCGTCACGGACGCGTTGCTGGATGCGCGCATCGAGCGCAACGACGTTGTGATCGCTCTTGGCGGCGGCGTCATCGGCGACCTTACCGGCTTTGCCGCGGGCATCATCCGCCGCGGTGTGCGGTTCGCGCAGGTCCCGACGTCCCTTCTTGCCCAGGTGGATTCCTCCGTCGGCGGCAAGACCGGCATCAACACCCGGCATGGCAAGAACCTCGTCGGCGTCTTCTACCAGCCCGATCTGGTGATTGCCGATACCAGCGTGCTCGACACGCTGAGCGAGCGCGAGTTCCGTGCCGGTTATGCCGAAGTCGCCAAGTATGGCCTGATCGACAAGCCGGACTTCTTCGCGTGGCTGGAGACGAACTGGCGCGAGGTTTTTGCGGGCGGTCCGGCACGCGCCGAGGCGATCGCCATCAGCTGCCAGGCCAAGGCGGACGTGGTAGCCGCCGACGAACGCGAAAACGGTCAGCGCGCGCTCCTCAATCTCGGCCATACCTTCGGCCACGCACTGGAAGCGGCGACGCAGTATGACAGCCGACGGCTGGTGCATGGCGAAGGGGTCGCCATCGGCATGGTGCTGGCGCATGAATTCTCCGCGCGGATGAACCTTGCAAGCCCGGATGCCGCATCCCACGTTAAGGCGCATCTGAAAGAGGTGGGACTTCCGACCGTCATCCAGGACATTCCCGGCGCGCTGCCGCCGGCCGACGTGCTGATGGACGCGATCGCGCAGGACAAGAAGGTGAAGGCCGGCAAGCTGACCTTCATCCTGACGCGCGGGATCGGCCAGTCGTTTGTTGCAGATGACGTTCCCGCCTCCGAGGTCTTGAGCTTCCTGAAGGAAAAACACCCGTCATGA
- a CDS encoding CobW family GTP-binding protein — MPLTIPVSIVTGFLGAGKSTLLNRILKDPAMKDTAVIINEFGEVGIDHMLVETSDDSVIELANGCLCCTIRGELVDTLAMLVEGVQTGRIATLKRVVIETTGLADPAPVMQAVIGNPVIAQNFVLDGVVTLVDAVNGLSTLDRHSEALRQAAVADQIVLSKMTLASADQVAALKTRLQAINPRATMVDGDSADAARAAILANGLYDPDTKIPDVGQWLQADADHDHDDHHHHGHHGHHHHHEHHHDVTRHGDTIRSFSIVHDEPIDPMALEMFVDLLRSAHGPKLLRMKAIVHLKDNPDRPLVLHGVQEIFHTPVRMKAWPEGAERKTRMVMITDGLEEAFVRELFDAFTGRPQIDRADRQGLENNPLAVPGMKF; from the coding sequence ATGCCCCTGACCATACCGGTCTCCATCGTCACCGGCTTCCTCGGTGCCGGCAAGTCGACCCTGCTCAACCGGATCCTCAAGGATCCGGCAATGAAGGACACGGCAGTGATTATCAACGAGTTCGGCGAGGTCGGTATCGACCACATGCTTGTCGAGACGTCGGACGATTCCGTCATCGAGCTCGCCAATGGCTGCCTGTGCTGCACGATCCGGGGGGAGCTTGTGGATACGCTCGCCATGCTGGTCGAGGGTGTGCAGACCGGCCGCATCGCGACGCTGAAGCGGGTGGTGATCGAGACGACCGGGCTTGCCGATCCGGCGCCGGTGATGCAGGCCGTCATCGGCAATCCGGTGATTGCGCAAAATTTCGTGCTCGACGGTGTCGTCACGCTCGTCGATGCGGTCAACGGACTGTCGACGCTCGATCGGCATTCCGAAGCGCTGCGACAGGCGGCGGTCGCCGATCAGATCGTGCTCTCCAAGATGACGCTGGCCAGCGCCGATCAGGTCGCTGCCCTCAAGACCAGGCTACAGGCCATCAACCCGCGGGCGACCATGGTCGACGGAGACAGCGCCGACGCTGCCCGCGCCGCGATCCTAGCGAACGGGCTCTACGATCCTGACACCAAGATCCCGGATGTCGGGCAGTGGCTGCAGGCCGACGCCGACCATGACCACGATGACCACCATCACCACGGGCATCACGGACACCACCACCATCATGAGCATCACCATGACGTCACCCGCCATGGCGATACGATCCGCTCCTTCTCGATCGTCCACGACGAGCCGATCGATCCGATGGCGCTGGAGATGTTCGTCGATCTCCTGCGGTCGGCTCACGGTCCGAAGCTCTTGCGCATGAAGGCGATCGTGCATCTCAAGGACAATCCGGATCGACCGCTGGTGCTGCACGGCGTTCAGGAAATCTTCCACACGCCCGTACGTATGAAGGCCTGGCCGGAAGGCGCCGAGCGCAAGACACGCATGGTCATGATCACCGACGGGCTGGAGGAGGCGTTCGTGCGCGAACTCTTCGATGCCTTTACCGGCCGGCCGCAGATCGACCGGGCCGATCGCCAGGGGCTGGAAAACAATCCGCTGGCCGTGCCGGGCATGAAGTTCTGA
- a CDS encoding acetyl-CoA carboxylase carboxyltransferase subunit alpha: protein MHNYLDFEKPISDLEGKIFELKKLAEEDESIDTSDEIGRLEVRVQEAMSEIYTNLTAWQKTQVARHPQRPHFVDYAAALFEDFTPLAGDRKFAEDAAIQAGLGRFRGQPVAILGQEKGSDTKSRLKHNFGSPRPEGYRKAIRIMELADRFNLPLITMIDTAGAYPGVGAEERGQAEAIARSTEMCLNVKVPIVSVVLGEGGSGGAIAIATGNRVYMLQHAIYSVISPEGAASILWRDSTRAREAATNMKITADDLKSLGIIDGIIPEPIGGAHRHAETVIASAGDTIAAALQELSALSPEQVRNDRRQKYLAIGRNL from the coding sequence ATGCACAATTATCTCGATTTCGAAAAGCCGATTTCCGATCTGGAAGGCAAGATTTTCGAACTGAAGAAGCTGGCAGAAGAAGACGAAAGCATCGACACGAGCGACGAGATCGGCCGCCTCGAGGTTCGCGTGCAGGAGGCGATGTCCGAGATCTACACCAATCTCACCGCCTGGCAGAAGACGCAGGTCGCCCGCCACCCGCAGCGTCCCCACTTCGTCGACTACGCCGCAGCGCTGTTCGAAGACTTCACGCCGCTCGCCGGCGACCGCAAGTTTGCGGAAGACGCCGCCATCCAGGCCGGCCTCGGACGCTTCCGCGGCCAGCCGGTCGCCATTCTCGGCCAGGAAAAGGGCAGCGACACCAAGTCGCGCCTGAAGCACAATTTCGGCAGCCCCCGTCCGGAAGGCTACCGCAAGGCGATCCGCATCATGGAACTGGCTGACCGCTTCAATCTGCCGCTGATCACCATGATCGACACGGCCGGTGCCTATCCCGGCGTCGGCGCCGAAGAACGCGGCCAGGCGGAAGCGATCGCCCGCTCGACGGAAATGTGCCTGAACGTCAAGGTGCCGATCGTCTCCGTCGTCCTCGGCGAAGGTGGCTCCGGCGGCGCGATCGCGATCGCCACCGGCAACCGCGTCTACATGCTCCAGCACGCCATCTACTCGGTGATCTCGCCGGAAGGCGCGGCATCCATCCTGTGGCGCGATTCGACCCGCGCCCGGGAAGCTGCAACCAACATGAAGATCACGGCGGATGACCTGAAGTCGCTCGGCATCATTGACGGCATCATCCCGGAACCGATCGGCGGCGCCCATCGCCACGCCGAAACGGTCATCGCCTCCGCTGGCGATACGATTGCCGCAGCGCTGCAGGAGCTTTCCGCCCTGTCGCCCGAGCAGGTGCGCAACGACCGGCGCCAGAAATACCTGGCCATCGGCCGCAATCTCTAA
- a CDS encoding murein L,D-transpeptidase family protein, giving the protein MANRQFIAVMLMAAFLAGCNNSSDVLDVSGIKDKVDHPLPKEILNRMAAKDMPKNSPIMIRIFKEEGVLEIWKAKTNNRFDKIAEYSICAWSGRLGPKVKEGDRQAPEGFYPLTRANLNPYSKYFLAINTGYPNTYDRANARSGSNLMIHGACSSSGCYSMTDAQILEIFGFARDAFAGGQTSIQLQAFPFRMTPDNMARHRMSPYIGFWNMLKVGYDQFEVTKRPPEVNVCEKKYVFNQQPAEGSSFSSTGACPPMSTPPALSAALADYNKTYDVAYAKALRKYDGLVWYDPTEAERKALVAEQRKGRDLAYAPTGSALKAGKLMKVEDLEAKQEAQEQADEATAALKATTSVPVPQLPPPQAQAAAPEAQTTAPAPSDVADADGKKPFWKRWFTK; this is encoded by the coding sequence ATGGCCAACAGGCAATTCATTGCCGTAATGCTGATGGCAGCCTTTCTTGCCGGCTGCAACAATTCCTCGGATGTCCTCGATGTCTCGGGCATCAAGGACAAGGTCGATCATCCGCTGCCGAAGGAAATCCTCAACCGCATGGCGGCGAAGGATATGCCCAAGAATTCGCCGATCATGATCCGCATCTTCAAGGAAGAAGGTGTGCTGGAAATCTGGAAGGCGAAGACCAACAATCGCTTCGACAAGATCGCCGAATATTCCATCTGCGCCTGGTCGGGACGCCTGGGTCCGAAGGTCAAGGAAGGCGACCGTCAGGCGCCCGAAGGCTTCTATCCCCTGACACGCGCCAATCTGAACCCCTATTCCAAGTATTTCCTAGCGATCAACACCGGCTATCCGAATACCTATGATCGGGCAAATGCCCGCAGCGGCAGCAACCTGATGATCCACGGCGCCTGCTCGTCGTCCGGCTGCTACTCGATGACGGATGCGCAGATCCTCGAAATCTTCGGCTTTGCCCGCGACGCTTTCGCCGGCGGCCAGACTTCGATCCAGCTTCAGGCCTTCCCCTTCCGCATGACGCCGGACAACATGGCCCGCCATCGCATGAGCCCGTATATCGGCTTCTGGAACATGCTGAAGGTCGGCTACGACCAGTTCGAGGTCACCAAGCGCCCGCCGGAGGTCAATGTCTGCGAGAAGAAATACGTCTTCAACCAGCAACCCGCCGAAGGGTCGTCGTTCAGCTCGACGGGCGCCTGCCCGCCGATGAGCACGCCGCCGGCGCTCTCGGCTGCCCTCGCCGACTACAACAAGACCTACGACGTCGCCTATGCCAAGGCGCTGCGCAAATATGACGGCCTCGTCTGGTATGATCCGACCGAAGCCGAGCGCAAGGCCCTGGTTGCGGAGCAACGCAAGGGCCGCGATCTCGCCTATGCGCCCACCGGCTCGGCCTTGAAGGCTGGCAAGCTGATGAAGGTCGAAGACCTGGAAGCCAAGCAGGAAGCGCAGGAACAGGCCGATGAGGCAACGGCGGCCCTGAAAGCAACGACCTCGGTTCCGGTTCCCCAGCTTCCACCGCCGCAAGCGCAGGCGGCAGCGCCCGAGGCACAGACGACCGCGCCCGCGCCCTCAGACGTCGCGGATGCGGACGGCAAGAAGCCGTTCTGGAAACGCTGGTTCACGAAGTGA
- a CDS encoding shikimate kinase: MTELQTPVAETLRDKALKAIGGRNLILVGLMGAGKSAIGRMVAAELGIPFIDTDHEIETVSRMTIAELFAAYGEDEFRALETRVVGRILQDGPRVVSTGGGAFINERTREEIRNAGLSVWLKADLETLWERVNKRSHRPLLKTENPKQTLEKLMDSRYPIYAQADITVVSRNVRKDVMTREVLKAVARLNKENCTDE; encoded by the coding sequence ATGACCGAGCTTCAAACACCCGTCGCCGAGACCCTTCGTGACAAGGCCCTGAAAGCCATTGGCGGACGGAACCTCATTCTGGTCGGTCTGATGGGGGCGGGCAAGTCCGCCATCGGTCGCATGGTCGCAGCCGAACTGGGCATTCCCTTCATCGATACCGACCATGAAATCGAAACCGTTTCACGCATGACGATTGCCGAGCTTTTTGCCGCCTATGGCGAAGACGAGTTTCGCGCGCTGGAAACGCGCGTGGTCGGGCGCATCCTGCAGGACGGGCCGCGCGTGGTCTCGACGGGCGGCGGCGCCTTCATCAATGAAAGAACCCGAGAGGAAATCCGCAACGCCGGTCTTTCGGTCTGGCTGAAGGCCGACCTTGAAACGCTCTGGGAGCGGGTCAACAAGCGCAGCCATCGTCCATTGCTGAAAACCGAGAACCCGAAGCAGACGCTCGAGAAGCTGATGGATAGCCGCTATCCGATCTATGCGCAGGCGGATATCACCGTGGTCTCCCGAAACGTCCGCAAGGACGTCATGACGCGCGAAGTGCTGAAGGCGGTTGCCCGTCTGAACAAGGAAAATTGCACCGATGAGTGA